Proteins encoded together in one Borreliella spielmanii window:
- a CDS encoding BBA14 family lipoprotein produces the protein STLQDEHSITAIKYNIKMLLEYIKKTKPIAKKVYNQYSKLKM, from the coding sequence TCAACACTACAAGACGAACACTCAATAACTGCAATAAAATATAATATCAAAATGCTTTTAGAGTACATTAAAAAAACAAAACCCATAGCAAAAAAAGTCTATAATCAATATTCTAAGTTAAAAATGTAA